Proteins co-encoded in one Desulfitobacterium hafniense DCB-2 genomic window:
- a CDS encoding ABC transporter ATP-binding protein, translating to MSIEVSNLSFGYDQRLILKDISFSAEDYELLSILGPNGVGKSTLFRCILGLLHGYKGRISLNNLDVKHMGIKDMASCVAYIPQSHYPSFNYSVFDMVLMGTAIQVSTLSKPGHKQLRLAEAAMERLGITHLKNRGYTQISGGERQLVLIARALVQEAKILILDEPTANLDFGNQIRVQNQIKALAKDGYTVVQSTHNPDQTFLFSDKVLAMKDGKVLAYGQPHQIYSENLIKTLYGVDVEIQSLYKDQVRVCVPKSILKADSLRESCS from the coding sequence TTGAGTATCGAAGTATCCAACCTCAGCTTTGGCTATGATCAACGGCTTATTCTCAAGGATATTAGTTTCTCAGCAGAGGATTATGAGCTGTTATCGATTTTAGGCCCCAACGGAGTAGGGAAAAGCACTTTATTTCGTTGTATACTCGGTTTGCTTCATGGGTACAAGGGACGAATCTCTCTGAATAACCTGGATGTAAAACATATGGGGATCAAGGACATGGCCAGTTGTGTCGCTTATATCCCCCAGTCCCATTATCCCTCATTTAATTACAGCGTATTTGACATGGTGCTGATGGGGACCGCCATACAGGTATCCACTCTCTCCAAACCGGGCCATAAGCAGCTTCGCCTTGCTGAAGCAGCTATGGAAAGGCTGGGAATCACCCATCTTAAAAACAGAGGCTATACTCAGATCAGCGGCGGAGAGAGGCAGCTCGTACTCATCGCCCGGGCCTTGGTTCAGGAAGCTAAAATACTTATTCTTGACGAACCTACCGCCAACTTGGATTTTGGCAATCAGATCCGGGTTCAAAACCAGATCAAAGCTCTGGCCAAGGACGGATACACGGTTGTTCAATCCACTCACAACCCCGATCAGACCTTTCTCTTTTCCGATAAAGTCTTGGCGATGAAGGATGGCAAAGTTCTCGCTTATGGACAGCCTCATCAGATCTATTCGGAAAACCTGATTAAAACCCTTTACGGAGTGGATGTTGAGATTCAAAGTCTCTATAAGGATCAGGTAAGAGTCTGCGTTCCCAAGAGCATTCTTAAAGCGGATTCTCTCCGTGAAAGCTGCTCTTAA
- a CDS encoding ABC transporter substrate-binding protein has translation MKAALNYLKKLYYKEKGGIIHIMRKKLISMLLAASLLVTFTTACSPSAAAPGGKESAPETSTQGDPGQDKLVNFTDSAGRIVEVPANITRIAASGTMAQIVLFPLAADQFVGLAGKWDPSAQEYLDPKYANLPVLGQFYGKGDLNLEEIAKADPQIIIDIGDTKPSIAEDMDGIMNQVGIPTVHIGATTETMPEAYRTLGKLLNKEAEAEVLAQYCEEVFKKTEDIMAKVGEDGKANLLYCLGENGLNVLAKGSYHAEILDQISNNAAVVSDVSSKGNGNPVDMEQIVLWDPDVIVFAPDSIYSTVSGEKSWQEIKAIKNGKYYEVPLGPYNWMGNPPSVNRYIGMIWLTQLLYPEQAQYDLYQETARYYKLFYHSDLTEEQYKALVANSVFK, from the coding sequence GTGAAAGCTGCTCTTAACTATCTTAAAAAACTATATTATAAAGAAAAAGGAGGCATTATTCACATTATGAGGAAAAAACTTATCTCCATGCTCCTAGCTGCTTCGCTCCTGGTAACCTTTACCACTGCCTGCAGTCCCAGCGCAGCCGCCCCCGGCGGCAAGGAATCCGCTCCGGAAACTTCCACTCAGGGAGATCCCGGCCAGGACAAATTGGTCAACTTTACGGATTCAGCCGGACGCATTGTAGAAGTTCCCGCCAACATCACCCGGATTGCAGCCTCGGGCACCATGGCTCAAATCGTACTCTTTCCTTTAGCCGCCGATCAGTTTGTGGGCTTAGCCGGCAAATGGGACCCTTCTGCCCAGGAATATCTGGACCCGAAATATGCTAACCTTCCGGTACTGGGGCAGTTCTATGGCAAAGGCGACCTTAATCTGGAGGAAATCGCTAAAGCCGATCCTCAGATCATTATCGACATTGGTGACACCAAGCCCAGCATTGCTGAAGATATGGATGGCATTATGAATCAAGTGGGCATCCCCACAGTCCATATCGGAGCAACCACCGAGACGATGCCCGAAGCCTACCGGACTTTAGGCAAGCTGCTTAATAAAGAGGCAGAGGCTGAAGTCCTTGCCCAGTATTGTGAAGAAGTATTTAAGAAAACCGAAGATATTATGGCCAAGGTCGGCGAAGACGGCAAGGCTAATCTGCTTTATTGCCTTGGTGAAAACGGCCTGAATGTCCTGGCGAAAGGTTCTTACCACGCTGAAATTCTCGATCAGATCAGCAATAACGCAGCCGTTGTCAGTGATGTCTCCAGCAAAGGCAACGGCAACCCTGTGGATATGGAGCAAATCGTTTTATGGGATCCCGATGTGATTGTCTTTGCTCCGGATAGCATCTACAGCACTGTCTCCGGAGAAAAATCCTGGCAGGAAATAAAAGCCATCAAAAACGGCAAATATTATGAAGTTCCCCTGGGTCCCTATAACTGGATGGGCAACCCACCTTCAGTCAACCGCTATATTGGCATGATTTGGCTTACCCAGCTGCTCTATCCGGAGCAAGCTCAGTACGATCTCTATCA